The Oreochromis niloticus isolate F11D_XX linkage group LG2, O_niloticus_UMD_NMBU, whole genome shotgun sequence genome includes a region encoding these proteins:
- the LOC109204698 gene encoding protocadherin alpha-8-like gives MEQRKREREIARGYLFGCAAAVLLWTVASAQLRYSISEEVEDGTMVGNIARDLGLDKNTLKDRKYRIVSSNADPLFYVNPNDGVLYVSRKIDREEVCAQSSACVINVKTVLENPLEVHYVEVEVVDINDHEPIFHEKDKKLEISESVLPGARIQLKAALDRDIGQFSVQQYKLSNNDHFRLEVKDKGDDGKIPILVVQKSLDREIAGSHSLILRALDGGKPPKSGDMNILVNVLDINDNAPAFPKHDYSFTLSENIPLGTIVVQVNATDLDDGPNGEIVYSFSNSMNQNILNLFDINSMTGEITVKNLIDYEERDKYEIEIQASDKGLAPLSTEKSVIIKIVDVNDNAPEIEVTSFSNSIPEDSRPGTTVALISINDLDSGLNGKVICSLNKNVPFSLSPSLQDKMFSLVTKSPLDREKQSQYELTITAKDAGQPQLSSQKTISVTVSDVNDNSPEFSLSPYTFYVTEGNNPGASVFSVKASDRDENDNARISYHIIRDGSEDNKFTSFLNINSENGDVLALKSFDFETLKTFQFQVVASDSGTPSLSNNVTVNVFILDQNDNVPVILYPLSSNGSAQGVEEIPRNVNAGHLVTKVRAYDADIGYNGWLLFSLQEVTDHSLFALDRYTGQIRTLRSFTETDEAEHKLVILVKDNGNFSLSATATVIVKLVEPKEAFAASDVKSAAKDDEDSNVIFYLMISLGGVSVLFLVSIIVLIAMQCSKSTDYTSKYLPETNYDGTLCHSIQYRSGEKRYMLVGPRMSIGSTIIPGSHANTLVLPDRRRTSEEGKH, from the exons ATGGAACAAAGAAAACGTGAACGAGAAATAGCGAGAGGATATCTGTTTGGATGTGCAGCTGCTGTGCTTTTGTGGACTGTAGCATCAGCGCAATTACGGTATTCGATCTCTGAAGAAGTTGAAGACGGAACTATGGTTGGAAACATAGCAAGAGATCTGGGATTAGATAAAAACACGTTGAAAGACCGAAAGTATCGGATTGTTTCAAGTAATGCGGATCCCCTTTTCTATGTGAATCCAAACGACGGCGTTCTGTATGTGAGCAGAAAGATTGACAGAGAGGAGGTGTGTGCGCAGAGCAGTGCGTGTGTAATAAATGTCAAAACAGTGCTAGAAAACCCGCTGGAGGTCCATTATGTGGAAGTGGAGGTTGTAGATATAAATGACCATGAGCCCATTTTCCACGAAAAAGACAAGAAATTGGAGATTTCAGAGTCAGTGTTGCCCGGAGCACGAATCCAGCTAAAAGCTGCGCTTGATCGAGACATTGGTCAGTTTTCCGTGCAGCAGTATAAACTTAGCAACAACGACCATTTCCGTTTGGAAGTTAAGGATAAAGGAGACGATGGTAAAATACCTATTTTAGTTGTTCAAAAATCTTTAGACAGAGAAATAGCAGGAAGCCATTCACTAATACTGAGGGCCCTTGATGGGGGCAAACCTCCGAAATCAGGTGACATGAATATCCTGGTAAATGTTTTGGATATTAATGATAACGCACCTGCTTTCCCTAAACATGATTATTCTTTTACACTCAGTGAAAATATTCCCCTCGGAACAATAGTCGTACAAGTAAATGCAACGGATTTGGATGATGGGCCTAACGGAGAGATAGTTTACTCATTTAGCAACAGTATGaatcaaaatatattaaatCTATTTGACATTAATTCAATGACAGGGGAAATAACTGTTAAAAATTTAATAGATTACGAAGAAAGGGACAAATATGAAATAGAAATCCAGGCATCAGATAAAGGTTTGGCTCCTCTTAGCACAGAAAAAAGCGTCATAATCAAGATAGTTGATGTAAATGATAACGCACCTGAGATTGAGGTTACTTCGTTTTCAAATTCCATCCCTGAAGATTCCAGGCCTGGAACTACAGTAGCTCTTATTAGTATAAATGATTTGGACTCTGGTCTTAACGGAAAAGTGATCTGCAGTCTCAATAAAAATGTACCCTTCAGCCTGTCGCCATCTTTACAGgacaaaatgttttcattagTGACCAAATCCCCTCtggacagagagaaacagtCACAATATGAGTTGACAATAACGGCAAAAGACGCAGGTCAGCCACAGTTATCATCTCAGAAGACAATAAGCGTTACGGTGTCCGATGTGAATGACAACAGTCCAGAGTTTTCACTGAGCCCATATACTTTCTATGTTACTGAGGGGAACAATCCAGGAgcttcagttttttctgttaAAGCCTCTGATCGTGATGAGAATGACAATGCGCGCATTTCCTATCATATTATCAGAGACGGAAGTGAAGATAATAAATTCACTTCATTTCTAAACATAAACTCTGAAAATGGCGACGTTTTAGCGCTGAAAAGTTTTGATTTTGAAACGCTGAAAACTTTCCAGTTCCAAGTTGTTGCCTCAGATTCTGGAACTCCGTCACTAAGCAACAATGTCACAGTCAACGTCTTCATCCTAGATCAGAACGATAATGTTCCAGTCATCCTGTATCCACTCAGCTCCAACGGCTCTGCTCAAGGTGTGGAGGAGATTCCCCGAAACGTCAACGCAGGACACTTGGTGACTAAAGTCAGAGCCTATGACGCTGATATAGGATATAACGGCTGGTTGCTCTTTTCACTCCAGGAAGTTACTGACCACAGTCTCTTTGCTTTGGACCGCTATACAGGACAGATCAGAACACTTCGCTCATTCACAGAGACAGACGAGGCTGAGCATAAACTGGTAATACTGGTCAAAGACAACGGCAACTTTTCTCTCTCAGCAACAGCTACTGTGATTGTCAAACTTGTGGAGCCCAAAGAGGCTTTTGCAGCTTCTGATGTTAAAAGTGCAGCAAAAGATGATGAGGACAGTAATGTCATATTTTACCTCATGATATCTTTGGGCGGAGTTTCTGTACTTTTTCTCGTCAGCATCATCGTGCTGATTGCAATGCAGTGCTCCAAATCCACAGACTATACTTCTAAATATCTGCCAGAGACTAATTATGATGGGACACTGTGTCACAGCATCCAGTACAGATCAGGAGAGAAGCGGTACATGCTAGTTGGACCCAGAATGAGTATAGGATCTACTATAATTCCGGGCAGTCATGCAAATACTCTAGTGCTGCCTGATAGGAGAAGGACATCTGAAGAG ggGAAGCATTGA